The nucleotide window TTGACTTTTTTAGTCAACGtggtattttttggtttttccaAGTTGGTTCAATTTTTGCGATTTTTCGATTCCGATGCCCACCTCTAAGTACCATTGTTTTTCACTTTAACAATTACTTCATTTGTAACTGAAGTCGTTATTCACTCTCATTTTACTTTCTCATAAGCTCTGTGTACAATATAACAACCGTTTACTATAGTGAAAACAAGCACACAACTCAACGTGGACGTAATTTATTGCCCGTGTTCTTGGTGTGTTTATGTGTGTTTTTGGGTCCTATCTCATTGACCCAATTTTGGGCGTCAACAACTTTTATGATTTCCCACCGTCTTTCCATGAAAAAACTTGACTAATTACTTCTTCCTTGGTGTTTTATTACCAGAGAATTAAACACAACGCAACTGCCAACAGAGCACAAGTTTGGATTCTTAAGTGGGACCAAAACACAATTCCGCCACACAAATTAACTCCAATGTCCCAAACCAGTAGCTTGAAGTGGAAAGTTTGCCAATAGGAGTGAGGCAATCTCACCTTATCCACACTCCCACCACAATCGCTCCTTATCAAATATCCATAACCCCAAAATTACAAACCCCTCTCACAATACCTAccactttcttctcttcttgtaCAAGCCCTTGATTTCAGATTGTGAAATTTTGTCTAAGTACAAGTATTATTagtgagaagaagaagaaatggcaGCCATGATTAACTCTAGTGTGTTGGCATGCAACTATGCCATCTCTGGCACTGCAATGTCTGAGCTCAATGCAAAGATGCCTTCTTCTTTTGTGGCAGCAGCTGGTCAGAAAGTGGTGCCTGCAATCAGAGCTCAACAGGCTAGAGTTTCTGCTGATTCTCAAAAGAGTGAAGGAAGAAGAGCTGCTCTACTCTTCCTAGCAGCCACTGCTTTCACATCAGCTTCTGCTGCTGCATCCAATTCCTTTGCCAATGCTGGGGTCATTGATGATTACCTAGAAAAGAGCAAAGCCAACAAGGTagcttattaattaattaaattaatgtatatattttctttttaaaaaaattaatcataaaTTAAGCTTAGGCTTGATTGTAGTGATTGACTTTTGGGGTATATTGTTTGTACTTTAGGAACTGAATGACAAGAAGAGGCTGGCAACAAGTGGTGCCAACTTTGCTAGAGCATTCACAGTTCAATTTGGGACATGCAAGTTCCCTGAGAACTTTACAGGCTGCCAAGATCTTGCCAAGCAAAAGGTACAAAACTCAAgtcattaataattaatttaattaattatgggttgggttgggttgagttttgtttaatttgattaatttggtGGATGCAGAAAGTACCATTTATCTCTGATGATCTGAAATTGGAATGCGAAGGTAAGGACAAGTACAAGTGTGGTTCCAATGTATTCTGGAAATGGTAATcaagagaaaagaaatggtTCCAATCTCTTAATTTCCTCAGCAACCTTCAACATGTATGTAGCTAAATTTCTTCTTAATTCAAAAACTTCAATCCTTTCATCTACATCTTGTGATTTAATTATTGTTCCCTCCATAAGTATTCTCTTCTGTTCCGTTTCCTATTTCTGGTTGAAAGATGAACAACAACTCACTTAAGTCAGATGGCCTCTTCAAGTTGGCAGTGCactaaaaatatacaaaaagtTATCTTGTAGATCCGTAACATAAATTCATCAATGAATGAATAAGTTCAGAAAAAAAGTTACACTTGTTGTGTATCAACTCTATACAAGTTCATCTCTCCAGCTTTGAGGGTTACTATAATCTGTGTATTTTCTGAGTATGTATGTGTAGCACCACGGCAATGAACTGTTTGAAATAAACAATAAGTCTTGACGAAAATAATTAGTGCCCAAAATAAGGTAACCCATTCAGTAGATTCTGGTGATCACCAAACAGACTTGTGCACAATGGATCCAATACACAAGAAAAATTCAGCCTTGTGCAAATTGAATAGGT belongs to Prunus persica cultivar Lovell chromosome G4, Prunus_persica_NCBIv2, whole genome shotgun sequence and includes:
- the LOC18778880 gene encoding photosystem I reaction center subunit N, chloroplastic, with amino-acid sequence MAAMINSSVLACNYAISGTAMSELNAKMPSSFVAAAGQKVVPAIRAQQARVSADSQKSEGRRAALLFLAATAFTSASAAASNSFANAGVIDDYLEKSKANKELNDKKRLATSGANFARAFTVQFGTCKFPENFTGCQDLAKQKKVPFISDDLKLECEGKDKYKCGSNVFWKW